From a single Silene latifolia isolate original U9 population chromosome 6, ASM4854445v1, whole genome shotgun sequence genomic region:
- the LOC141587188 gene encoding SNF2 domain-containing protein CLASSY 4-like: MEPMPIGKRTRLQRAIQERELRERSRRARLEARMKYRKEIDLVISDDEDGEAVQIVGEEELDKMPFNDHVKCSNDVLPNVDVNVMGDQFYQFGINNANNVDNGDGRPGCSNVNDEDSDDSLQILGVKYNPLMFGVYDDIDDDSDDEDDIFIDGCVPSTDEVCVSKDGEVGQTSSDVGLTSSEDDNNDKDKDFKVDGAGNYTTSDYSTTSSDESDETSSDDEDYGVVRVREHKKRSQAEGGDQLGARERSKARRIRRKERVCDDVRADGVANGNVNSKSKKKKEKMTREETLENIILSINPETDAQEGDVKKKSNLESRSSVKIKKGSDGVFRKVVAASSRDEDDNVGGKTKTNDSNSNHSVKLKKRNEDGDVGGKMSVNNSNPNHPVRIKKGSDGVFRKVVSSSNDEDNNEDGNMHTHKSNRNANAKKKPAVDVVRKDGSISDEDEEPKKKTVRKNRMDEERKEAEAEERSSVREKARSLSKRKRKEKALEMQNTLLDTIMEEAEEVVEETLPTPTPREHTYLPLKFHFPAKEAEPEKLEEELEFDNLFKELEFALQACHVGSESSVQNDKMDVDRGSSVASENRLCAGGNHHLIHDEEIGIYCRFCSYVGLESKHVLPDFASNGEIFGRAGRRDNNKLQSDDKTGDILEKLSENQNDRENSAISKITQGTVWELIPETWKTLYPHQREGFEFIWKNVAGGFKIEELERPSKYGVGGCIICHAPGTGKTRLAIVFIQSFMKQYPMSRPVIVAPRTMLRTWQEEFVRWKVDVTFFNLNEDDLTGKEDFELLNNAAACRDRKTIRLAKLVSWVNGKGILGISYGLYEKLANERNNTNNTDKKVREFLLHRPGLMVLDEGHTPRNDKSNIWKALSDVLTKRKVILSGTPFQNNFEELSNTLSLVREEFQVPIKPGSYVQNERNIEELSNKIRPFVHVHKGEILKQTLQGLYASLIVLHPSKLQLQCFDAVAGQTNFALDNQVSVASVHPSIFCELKPDFVDKELNALLEQHKNDLDAGVKTRFLFELIKLCPGERVLVFGQFLPPLNFLAGLLKSLLNWEMGRELLYMDGHQDTKERQNTIKYFNDMKTDARVLLASTKACCEGIHLVGASRVVLLDVVWNPSVERQAISRAYRLGQKKDVFVYHLITSGTLEERKYQRQANKERLSELVFSTSEGGCVKKASSGSHFFKDPVLEAMLDHDKLKKMFKKIVYQPKADNLIESFGPLNL, encoded by the exons ATGGAACCAATGCCGATTGGGAAGCGAACAAGGCTTCAAAGGGCTATACAAGAGAGGGAGCTTAGAGAAAGAAGTAGACGGGCTCGACTCGAGGCTAGAATGAAGTATAGGAAAGAAATAGACCTTGTTATAAGTGATGATGAAGATGGAGAGGCTGTTCAAATTGTAGGTGAGGAAGAGTTAGACAAAATGCCATTCAATGATCATGTTAAATGTTCGAATGATGTGCTGCCTAATGTGGATGTTAATGTGATGGGTGATCAGTTTTATCAATTTGGGATTAACAATGCTAATAATGTTGATAACGGCGATGGTAGGCCGGGTTGTAGTAATGTGAATGATGAGGATAGTGATGATTCTTTGCAGATTTTAGGGGTCAAGTATAACCCTTTAATGTTTGGTGTTTATGATGATattgatgatgatagtgatgatgaagatgatattTTTATTGATGGATGTGTTCCGTCTACTGATGAAGTTTGTGTTAGTAAGGATGGAGAAGTCGGCCAAACTTCGAGTGATGTAGGCTTGACATCTTCAGAGGATGATAACAATGACAAAGATAAGGATTTTAAGGTGGATGGGGCTGGTAATTACACAACTTCAGACTATTCGACTACTTCGTCCGATGAGAGCGATGAAACTAGTTCTGATGATGAGGATTATGGAGTAGTACGGGTTAGGGAGCATAAGAAGCGTAGTCAAGCTGAGGGAGGTGATCAATTGGGGGCTAGAGAGAGGAGTAAGGCGAGGAGGATAAGGAGGAAAGAGAGGGTTTGCGACGATGTTCGTGCTGATGGTGTTGCTAATGGTAATGTCAACAGTAAATcgaagaagaaaaaggaaaagaTGACTAGAGAAGAGACGTTAGAGAATATAATTTTGTCCATCAACCCCGAAACTGATGCTCAAGAGGGTGATGTGAAAAAGAAGTCTAATTTGGAGTCGAGATCTTCTGTGAAGATCAAGAAAGGGAGTGATGGGGTGTTTAGGAAAGTCGTGGCTGCTTCAAGTCGCGATGAAGATGACAATGTGGGTGGGAAAACGAAAACTAATGATTCAAACTCAAATCATTCTGTGAAGCTCAAAAAAAGAAATGAGGATGGTGATGTTGGTGGGAAAATGAGTGTTAATAATTCGAATCCCAATCATCCGGTGAGGATTAAAAAAGGAAGTGACGGAGTGTTTCGGAAAGTTGTCTCCTCAAGTAATGATGAAGATAATAATGAGGATGGGAATATGCATACTCATAAATCGAATAGAAATGCTAATGCTAAGAAGAAACCTGCAGTTGATGTGGTTCGGAAAGATGGGTCGATTAGTGATGAGGATGAAGAGCCTAAGAAGAAGACGGTGAGAAAAAACAGAAtggatgaagaaagaaaagaGGCAGAGGCAGAGGAAAGGTCATCAGTGAGGGAGAAAGCCCGGTCATTGAGTAAGCGAAAGAGGAAAGAAAAGGCGCTTGAGATGCAAAACACACTCCTTGATACAATCATGGAGGAAGCGGAAGAAGTGGTAGAGGAGACTCTGCCTACTCCTACTCCAAGAGAGCACACTTATCTCCCTTTGAAGTTCCATTTTCCTGCCAAAGAAGCCGAGCCTGAAAAATTGGAAGAGGAGCTGGAGTTCGACAACTTATTTAAAGAGCTTGAGTTTGCTCTTCAAGCTTGCCATGTAGGTTCTGAGAGTTCTGTTCAG AATGATAAGATGGATGTCGATCGAGGTTCTAGCGTGGCTTCAGAAAATAGGCTGTGTGCCGGAGGAAACCATCATCTCATTCATGATGAAGAGATCGGAATCTATTGCAGATTCTGCTCATATGTGGGGCTTGAGAGTAAACATGTCCTCCCTGATTTT GCGAGCAATGGCGAAATATTTGGAAGGGCTGGTAGAAGAGACAACAACAAGTTACAGTCTGATGACAAAACTGGTGATATTTTGGAGAAATTGTCTGAAAACCAAAATGACAGAGAAAATTCTGCCATTTCAAAAATCACTCAGGGGACGGTGTGGGAGCTAATCCCTGAGACATGGAAGACATTATACCCTCATCAAAGAGAAGGTTTTGAGTTCATTTGGAAAAATGTGGCCGGAGGATTTAAAATCGAAGAACTGGAACGACCAAGCAAGTACGGTGTAGGTGGGTGTATCATATGCCATGCACCAGGAACAGGTAAGACCCGACTGGCAATCGTGTTCATCCAATCCTTCATGAAGCAATACCCAATGTCAAGGCCTGTGATAGTGGCCCCACGAACAATGCTTCGAACATGGCAAGAGGAATTTGTTAGATGGAAGGTTGATGTTACCTTCTTCAACCTAAATGAGGATGATCTGACAGGAAAGGAGGACTTTGAGTTACTGAACAATGCAGCTGCGTGCCGGGACAGGAAGACAATTAGGTTAGCCAAATTGGTTAGTTGGGTGAATGGGAAGGGCATTTTGGGGATTAGCTATGGATTGTATGAAAAGCTGGCTAATGAGAGGAATAATACTAACAACACTGATAAGAAAGTCAGGGAATTTCTTCTCCATAGACCAGGTTTAATGGTCCTTGATGAAGGGCACACCCCGAGAAACGACAAAAGCAACATCTGGAAGGCTCTTTCTGATGTGCTAACAAAAAGGAAGGTAATTCTCTCAGGAACTCCATTTCAGAACAACTTTGAAGAGCTTAGTAATACTCTGTCATTAGTAAGAGAGGAGTTTCAGGTTCCAATCAAGCCAGGGAGTTATGTTCAAAATGAGCGAAACATCGAGGAACTTAGCAATAAGATAAGACCCTTTGTCCATGTTCATAAAGGGGAGATCTTGAAGCAGACACTTCAAGGATTATATGCTTCCTTGATTGTACTACACCCTTCAAAGCTACAACTTCAGTGTTTCGACGCTGTTGCTGGGCAGACTAATTTCGCCCTAGATAATCAAGTCTCGGTTGCTTCTGTGCACCCTTCTATCTTTTGTGAGCTGAAACCGGACTTTGTTGACAAAGAATTGAATGCTTTACTAGAGCAGCACAAGAACGATCTTGACGCTGGGGTAAAAACAAGGTTCCTATTTGAGCTAATAAAGCTATGTCCAGGTGAGCGGGTTTTGGTGTTTGGACAATTCCTACCCCCCTTGAACTTCCTCGCGGGATTACTAAAATCCCTCCTCAACTGGGAAATGGGGAGGGAATTGCTGTACATGGATGGACACCAAGACACTAAGGAGAGGCAAAATACTATCAAGTACTTCAATGACATGAAAACTGATGCCAGGGTTCTTTTGGCTTCGACCAAAGCATGTTGTGAAGGAATCCACCTTGTGGGTGCGTCAAGGGTGGTCTTACTGGATGTGGTTTGGAACCCTTCAGTTGAAAGGCAAGCTATAAGCCGGGCTTATAGGCTCGGCCAGAAAAAAGACGTGTTTGTGTACCATCTGATCACGTCTGGGACACTGGAAGAACGAAAGTACCAGCGTCAGGCAAACAAGGAAAGATTGTCAGAGCTTGTTTTTTCTACCTCAGAGGGAGGGTGTGTTAAGAAAGCAAGTTCAGGGTCTCACTTTTTCAAGGATCCGGTTTTAGAAGCCATGCTTGATCATGACAAGTTGAAGAAGATGTTCAAGAAGATTGTGTATCAGCCTAAAGCTGATAATCTCATTGAGAGCTTTGGTCCTCTGAACCTGTAG
- the LOC141587189 gene encoding casein kinase II subunit beta-2-like isoform X2, with amino-acid sequence MYKERVVLKVSDMVDDPKPITQTIEILPDELLSLVSTTSGSGSGSGGEKPHSNHRSLPPSNIHRAAEESETDSEESDVGSKDEDTSWISWFCNLRGNEFFCEVDEDYIVDDFNLYGLNRHFPFYDNAMELILDVKFSQGDVYTEEQNELVKSTAVMLYGLIHARYILTSRGMAAMLEKYENVEFGRCPRSYCSVQPCLPVGQSDLPRSRTVKIYCPKCEDIYFPRSKYQGNVDGAYFGTAFPHLFLMTYPLLKPQKPSQSYTPRVFGFKLHNP; translated from the exons ATGTACAAGGAAAGAGTAGTATTGAAGGTGTCGGATATGGTGGATGATCCCAAACcaattacccaaacaattgaaatACTCCCTGATGAACTCTTGTCGCTTGTCTCCACCACTAGCGGCAGCGGCAGCGGAAGCGGAGGCGAAAAACCGCATTCTAATCACCGCTCACTCCCTCCTTCCAATATTCACCGCGCCGCTG AGGAATCAGAAACAGATAGTGAAGAGTCTGATGTTGGATCCAAAGATGAGGACACTTCGTGGATTTCATGGTTTTGCAACTTGCGGGGAAATGAGTTTTTCTGTGAAGTAGATGAGGATTATATCGTAGATGATTTCAACCTCTATGGTTTAAATAGGCATTTTCCTTTCTACGATAATGCAATGGAATTGATATTGGATGTAAAATTCTCACAGG GTGATGTGTATACCGAAGAACAGAATGAACTGGTTAAATCTACAGCAGTAATGTTGTATGGTTTAATTCATGCTCGATACATACTAACCAGCAGAGGCATGGCCGCAATG CTTGAGAAATATGAAAATGTCGAGTTTGGGAGATGTCCCAGGAGTTATTGCTCTGTTCAACCTTGTCTTCCAGTGGGGCAATCTGACCTTCCTCGATCAAGAACAGTGAAGATTTACTGCCCTAAATGTGAAGATATTTACTTCCCGCGATCCAAATATCAAGGCA ATGTTGATGGCGCATACTTTGGGACGGCATTTCCTCACCTTTTTTTGATGACATACCCGCTCCTAAAGCCTCAAAAGCCGAGTCAAAGCTACACTCCAAGGGTGTTTGGTTTTAAGCTCCACAATCCATGA
- the LOC141587189 gene encoding casein kinase II subunit beta-2-like isoform X1, translating into MYKERVVLKVSDMVDDPKPITQTIEILPDELLSLVSTTSGSGSGSGGEKPHSNHRSLPPSNIHRAAGIIKGKIYKENVSDTVDDPKPINQTLEILPDEPLSLVSTTSGSDSGDGKPHSNQRSLPRSNIRRAGEESETDSEESDVGSKDEDTSWISWFCNLRGNEFFCEVDEDYIVDDFNLYGLNRHFPFYDNAMELILDVKFSQGDVYTEEQNELVKSTAVMLYGLIHARYILTSRGMAAMLEKYENVEFGRCPRSYCSVQPCLPVGQSDLPRSRTVKIYCPKCEDIYFPRSKYQGNVDGAYFGTAFPHLFLMTYPLLKPQKPSQSYTPRVFGFKLHNP; encoded by the exons ATGTACAAGGAAAGAGTAGTATTGAAGGTGTCGGATATGGTGGATGATCCCAAACcaattacccaaacaattgaaatACTCCCTGATGAACTCTTGTCGCTTGTCTCCACCACTAGCGGCAGCGGCAGCGGAAGCGGAGGCGAAAAACCGCATTCTAATCACCGCTCACTCCCTCCTTCCAATATTCACCGCGCCGCTG GAATAATTAAAGGGAAAATCTACAAGGAAAATGTGTCGGATACGGTGGATGATCCCAAACCAATTAACCAAACACTTGAAATACTCCCTGATGAACCCTTGTCGCTTGTCTCCACCACTAGCGGCAGCGATAGCGGAGACGGAAAACCTCATTCTAATCAGCGCTCACTTCCTCGTTCCAATATTCGCCGCGCCGGTG AGGAATCAGAAACAGATAGTGAAGAGTCTGATGTTGGATCCAAAGATGAGGACACTTCGTGGATTTCATGGTTTTGCAACTTGCGGGGAAATGAGTTTTTCTGTGAAGTAGATGAGGATTATATCGTAGATGATTTCAACCTCTATGGTTTAAATAGGCATTTTCCTTTCTACGATAATGCAATGGAATTGATATTGGATGTAAAATTCTCACAGG GTGATGTGTATACCGAAGAACAGAATGAACTGGTTAAATCTACAGCAGTAATGTTGTATGGTTTAATTCATGCTCGATACATACTAACCAGCAGAGGCATGGCCGCAATG CTTGAGAAATATGAAAATGTCGAGTTTGGGAGATGTCCCAGGAGTTATTGCTCTGTTCAACCTTGTCTTCCAGTGGGGCAATCTGACCTTCCTCGATCAAGAACAGTGAAGATTTACTGCCCTAAATGTGAAGATATTTACTTCCCGCGATCCAAATATCAAGGCA ATGTTGATGGCGCATACTTTGGGACGGCATTTCCTCACCTTTTTTTGATGACATACCCGCTCCTAAAGCCTCAAAAGCCGAGTCAAAGCTACACTCCAAGGGTGTTTGGTTTTAAGCTCCACAATCCATGA